One segment of Synechococcus sp. A15-24 DNA contains the following:
- the rpmB gene encoding 50S ribosomal protein L28: MSRVCQLTGTRANNGMAVSHSHIRTKKLQQANLQNRRLWWAEGKRWVNLRVTTRALKTIQKKGLGPYAKSLGINLAKL; the protein is encoded by the coding sequence ATGTCTCGGGTGTGCCAGCTCACCGGTACTCGCGCCAATAACGGCATGGCAGTGAGCCATTCCCACATCCGAACAAAGAAGCTGCAGCAGGCGAATCTGCAGAATCGACGTCTTTGGTGGGCTGAGGGCAAGCGCTGGGTGAACCTGCGCGTCACCACCCGCGCCCTCAAGACCATCCAGAAGAAGGGCCTGGGCCCATATGCCAAGTCTCTGGGCATTAACCTGGCCAAACTCTGA
- the ggpS gene encoding glucosylglycerol-phosphate synthase — protein sequence MGQSSFVILYHRTPFDEAKDAQGSQIWVDQKSPNGIIPTLRNLFRSRNDGTWIAWRRVDHPEEMDVERLEMTNPSPFALCRIPLADEQISSFYHITSKECFWPILHTFPTHFNVNNANWGIFEEVNKRFADAACNEAAEGATVWVHDYNLWLAPGYIRQQRPDLKIAFFHHTPFPGNDVFAILPWREQILESLLCCDVVGFHIPRYTENFARAASTLVGAKRGSKVSVDQKFITVGTALSEGTVTSHLDHNGRRIQLLSSPVGTSPDVIQELSWSASVESYGEMIVQDTKKGRKLILSASRVDYTKGNEELLLAFERLLERREDLHGEVVLMLACVAAASGMKIYEETQRSIEEMAGRINGRFSQVDWIPVRFSTRRIPYDEMVAWFCHADVCWITPLRDGLNLVAKEYAAARRHRGGVLVLSEFTGASVVLEGAVLTNPYSNRRMDDAIEAALAMPEDEQRQRMETMSAAVEAYTVQDWAEEQLAGFPEVATVG from the coding sequence ATGGGACAGAGCTCGTTCGTTATCCTTTATCACCGAACTCCTTTTGACGAGGCAAAAGATGCTCAAGGGAGCCAAATCTGGGTTGATCAGAAGAGTCCAAACGGCATCATTCCAACTTTAAGAAATCTCTTCAGGTCACGGAATGACGGCACCTGGATTGCATGGCGTCGTGTTGATCATCCTGAAGAGATGGATGTTGAACGACTTGAGATGACCAACCCCTCTCCATTCGCATTGTGCAGGATTCCGCTAGCCGATGAACAGATATCTAGCTTCTATCACATCACCTCAAAGGAATGCTTTTGGCCTATTCTTCATACTTTTCCGACTCATTTCAATGTCAACAATGCCAACTGGGGCATTTTTGAGGAAGTCAATAAGCGTTTCGCTGACGCAGCCTGTAATGAGGCCGCTGAAGGTGCCACAGTCTGGGTCCACGATTACAACCTCTGGCTTGCACCGGGTTACATCCGGCAGCAGCGTCCGGATTTAAAAATTGCCTTCTTCCATCACACTCCCTTTCCAGGTAACGACGTCTTCGCCATCCTTCCCTGGCGCGAACAAATTTTGGAAAGTCTGCTCTGTTGCGATGTAGTTGGCTTTCACATCCCGCGCTACACCGAGAATTTCGCCCGTGCTGCAAGCACCTTGGTGGGCGCCAAACGAGGTTCAAAAGTCTCTGTTGACCAGAAGTTCATCACAGTCGGCACGGCTCTTTCAGAAGGAACGGTCACGAGCCACCTGGATCACAACGGTCGACGCATTCAATTGCTGAGTTCTCCTGTTGGAACCTCACCCGATGTGATCCAGGAGCTGTCCTGGAGTGCATCCGTTGAAAGTTATGGAGAGATGATCGTCCAGGACACCAAGAAAGGACGCAAACTGATCCTTTCTGCAAGCCGGGTTGATTACACCAAAGGCAATGAAGAGTTACTGCTGGCCTTTGAACGCCTCCTCGAACGCCGAGAGGATCTCCATGGGGAAGTGGTACTGATGCTGGCCTGCGTGGCGGCCGCCAGCGGGATGAAGATTTACGAGGAGACGCAGCGCTCCATTGAGGAAATGGCCGGACGCATCAATGGTCGTTTCAGTCAGGTTGATTGGATTCCAGTGCGCTTCTCCACGCGGCGGATTCCTTACGACGAGATGGTGGCCTGGTTCTGCCATGCAGATGTCTGTTGGATCACACCGCTGCGGGATGGATTGAATCTTGTCGCCAAGGAATACGCCGCGGCACGTCGCCATCGCGGCGGTGTCCTCGTGCTTTCTGAATTCACCGGTGCGTCGGTGGTCCTGGAAGGGGCTGTCCTGACAAACCCTTATTCCAACCGTCGGATGGATGACGCCATCGAGGCCGCCCTGGCCATGCCGGAAGACGAACAACGCCAACGCATGGAGACCATGTCAGCCGCTGTTGAGGCTTACACCGTTCAGGACTGGGCCGAAGAACAGCTGGCAGGTTTTCCGGAAGTAGCCACCGTCGGCTGA
- a CDS encoding peroxiredoxin, translating to MRRRDLFIKSGLLLTALSITPSKAWSLGGVVLEQGTEAPSFDLPGSSRREPDRDRWSSDDLRGRWLAVYFYPRDFTGGCTIEARGFESLHSDFLAAGAEVVGISADSVDDHESFCESEGLSFPLLSDPDGTVSKAYGSWMAPYSLRHTFLIDPNGILRQRWVAVRPSGHALEVLDAITDLQNNTSV from the coding sequence GTGCGCCGGCGGGATCTGTTCATCAAGTCCGGCTTGCTGTTGACAGCACTGTCGATCACCCCATCGAAGGCCTGGTCCCTCGGTGGGGTTGTTTTGGAACAAGGCACTGAAGCACCAAGCTTCGATTTGCCGGGTTCCAGCCGTCGTGAACCCGATAGAGATCGCTGGTCCAGCGATGATCTGCGCGGCCGATGGCTTGCCGTGTATTTCTATCCACGGGATTTCACAGGCGGCTGCACGATTGAAGCCAGGGGGTTTGAGTCTCTGCACAGTGATTTCCTGGCAGCAGGTGCCGAAGTGGTTGGCATCAGTGCCGACAGCGTCGACGACCATGAGTCGTTCTGCGAGAGCGAAGGTCTCAGCTTCCCCCTGTTGTCCGACCCTGATGGAACGGTCAGCAAGGCCTACGGGTCCTGGATGGCGCCGTACTCTCTGCGACACACTTTTCTGATCGATCCAAACGGGATTCTTCGTCAACGATGGGTCGCGGTGAGACCGAGTGGACATGCCCTGGAGGTACTCGACGCGATCACGGATCTGCAAAACAACACCTCTGTTTGA